In Microbacterium lushaniae, the following are encoded in one genomic region:
- a CDS encoding SDR family oxidoreductase produces the protein METVLITGAGSGFGRLTALDLARLGYRVIAGVQIWPQAWQLRQEIAAAGLENIEVIKLDLFDEIDVAHALRYDIDVLFNNAGVAHSGTLTDLPMSRLRANFESNVFAPMELTKGFIRRMAARGSGKIVFNSSDAGLQTPPFGGAYSATKYAIEAIAATLREELKPKGISVATVQPGFYLTGFNDTALEASTYWYDPETAILPGWEPPFTLVGQEDPQNMVDVIVKVITGEITTYRNVFPPSMEHETREAQAAEWDLTV, from the coding sequence ATGGAGACCGTTCTTATTACCGGAGCAGGCAGCGGCTTCGGCCGCCTGACCGCACTCGATCTCGCGCGCCTCGGATATCGGGTGATCGCTGGCGTGCAGATCTGGCCGCAGGCCTGGCAGCTGCGTCAGGAGATCGCGGCAGCAGGTCTGGAAAACATCGAGGTCATCAAGCTCGACCTGTTCGACGAGATTGATGTCGCTCACGCCCTCCGTTACGACATCGACGTCTTGTTCAACAACGCCGGCGTCGCCCACAGCGGAACGCTGACGGACCTCCCGATGTCCCGCCTTCGGGCGAATTTCGAGTCGAACGTGTTCGCCCCGATGGAACTGACTAAGGGCTTCATCCGACGGATGGCCGCGCGGGGCAGTGGAAAGATCGTGTTCAACTCCTCGGACGCCGGCCTGCAGACTCCACCCTTCGGCGGCGCGTACAGCGCGACGAAATACGCCATTGAAGCAATTGCCGCGACTCTGCGCGAGGAGCTGAAGCCCAAGGGGATCAGTGTGGCTACGGTGCAGCCCGGGTTCTACCTGACCGGCTTCAACGACACCGCGCTCGAGGCATCCACCTATTGGTATGACCCAGAGACGGCCATCCTGCCGGGTTGGGAACCGCCGTTCACCCTGGTCGGGCAGGAAGACCCGCAGAACATGGTCGACGTGATCGTCAAGGTCATCACCGGCGAGATCACCACATACCGCAACGTGTTCCCGCCGTCGATGGAGCACGAGACCCGTGAAGCGCAGGCCGCCGAATGGGACCTCACGGTCTAA
- a CDS encoding nitroreductase/quinone reductase family protein, translating into MPTTTEILSALNISRDSTAWQRTVDITTIGARSGKPRRIEIWFHRVYGRWYLSSTPARRDWYSNLLANPEFLFHLKHGIRADLRATALPVTDPAQRQPIFEYIVDDFNQPHNPAIVRQPQHVEDWMAGSPLMEIVFSDIPTSTKTLT; encoded by the coding sequence ATGCCCACCACCACCGAGATCCTGAGCGCGCTGAACATCAGCCGTGATTCCACGGCCTGGCAGCGCACCGTCGACATCACCACCATCGGTGCCCGGTCAGGGAAGCCTCGCCGGATCGAGATTTGGTTCCATCGCGTCTATGGCCGGTGGTACCTCAGCAGCACCCCCGCACGCCGCGACTGGTACTCGAACCTGCTGGCCAACCCCGAGTTCCTCTTCCATCTCAAACACGGCATCCGTGCCGACCTTCGGGCGACCGCCCTGCCAGTCACCGATCCCGCGCAGAGGCAGCCAATCTTCGAGTACATCGTCGACGACTTCAACCAACCCCACAATCCCGCCATCGTTCGACAGCCCCAGCACGTCGAGGACTGGATGGCCGGGAGCCCGCTCATGGAGATTGTCTTCTCCGACATCCCCACATCCACGAAAACCCTCACGTGA
- a CDS encoding alpha/beta fold hydrolase — translation MVGTRLVSTSAGAVEILHVPGDRSAVLFFPGGHCRAATDCGRSLYAGLGHEVVSFSRPGYGGTRVGRLTAAEFTPLVGEVCEQLGISSVAASVGVSFGGLQAVHVAAGGGPSVQRLILHSCAPSTKQYPDTRAEALLGPVVFSPLFQGAVWGLVRSVVRSDAGLRMMLSQLSNLPTSQWWDQMSVADKDEAQSLFRAMRSDSGFTNDLRQAHPRGADARRKAMSAVKCPTMVTASRSDGGVSFTHAEDFARVIPDADLVELSSPSHLFWIGSQKTQLMSTLHSFIQD, via the coding sequence ATGGTGGGCACGCGGCTCGTTTCGACGAGCGCAGGGGCGGTGGAGATCCTGCACGTGCCCGGGGACAGGTCAGCGGTGCTGTTCTTCCCCGGTGGTCATTGCCGCGCGGCCACGGACTGCGGGCGGAGCTTGTATGCCGGGTTGGGCCACGAGGTGGTCTCGTTCTCACGTCCCGGCTATGGCGGTACCCGGGTTGGCCGGCTCACCGCTGCGGAGTTCACCCCTCTGGTGGGGGAGGTGTGTGAACAGCTCGGGATTTCATCGGTCGCTGCCTCTGTGGGGGTTTCGTTCGGGGGACTGCAGGCGGTGCACGTCGCTGCTGGCGGCGGGCCGAGCGTGCAGCGCCTGATTCTTCACAGTTGCGCGCCCTCGACCAAGCAATACCCCGACACCCGCGCAGAGGCGCTCCTCGGCCCGGTGGTGTTCTCGCCTCTCTTTCAGGGTGCGGTCTGGGGCTTGGTGCGAAGTGTCGTGCGGTCCGACGCCGGGTTACGAATGATGTTGTCCCAGCTATCGAACCTCCCCACCAGCCAGTGGTGGGATCAGATGAGTGTGGCCGACAAGGATGAGGCCCAGAGCCTGTTCCGTGCCATGCGCTCGGATTCCGGCTTCACGAATGACCTGCGCCAAGCGCATCCCCGCGGGGCTGACGCGCGGCGTAAGGCGATGTCAGCCGTAAAGTGCCCGACCATGGTGACGGCCTCCAGAAGCGACGGTGGGGTGTCGTTCACCCATGCGGAGGACTTCGCGCGCGTCATCCCCGACGCCGACCTCGTCGAACTCAGTTCCCCAAGTCACCTCTTCTGGATCGGCTCGCAGAAGACCCAACTGATGTCGACTCTGCATTCCTTCATCCAAGATTGA
- a CDS encoding phage baseplate assembly protein V produces MSLHRGIVRPGQDPTGRGRVNVRIPDVSTHAQWAELLIPLGGAGAVAPGEGDGVWVMYEGGNSATPVIIGHVREPSLITAVELGAELGHDDGQRPGRRVRQYLRRRYPDHKPNSRWLLTAEQANDVREHFRAR; encoded by the coding sequence ATGTCGCTTCACCGTGGAATCGTCAGGCCAGGTCAGGATCCCACCGGGCGAGGAAGAGTCAACGTCCGGATCCCCGACGTGAGTACCCATGCGCAGTGGGCGGAGCTGCTAATCCCCTTGGGCGGCGCAGGCGCCGTGGCTCCGGGAGAAGGCGATGGCGTGTGGGTCATGTACGAAGGCGGCAACTCCGCAACTCCCGTCATCATCGGACACGTGCGAGAGCCCTCACTCATCACGGCGGTTGAGCTCGGTGCGGAGCTGGGCCACGACGACGGCCAGCGACCAGGCCGCAGGGTGCGTCAGTACCTGCGCAGACGCTACCCGGATCACAAGCCGAACTCACGCTGGCTCCTGACGGCCGAGCAAGCCAACGACGTCCGCGAGCACTTCCGCGCGCGCTGA
- the zapE gene encoding cell division protein ZapE — MSPARDAADNLASGDRLQRSDRAASENAVNRCWRVRGSRTGYGGTARSSASQHPQLHRSERDAVERAIDDVTGSSRFLFFDELHVHDSGDARLLTRLLDHVFARELTVLATSNYAPDDLLPNPSWHHIFEPGIALIKANMDVLPLHGPTDYRTTHDDHSRGFAAGIWSRGLHPFTSFAPHSVTVHGRSFVVTSTGGGELTATFDQPCRTPTSTVEYLQWARDFTRWAVADIPRFSAADPEAQQ, encoded by the coding sequence CTGTCACCAGCACGCGACGCTGCCGACAACCTAGCATCAGGCGACCGGCTCCAGCGTTCCGACCGCGCAGCGTCGGAGAATGCCGTCAACCGTTGCTGGCGCGTACGAGGTAGCCGGACTGGGTATGGTGGGACCGCTCGTTCTTCTGCATCGCAGCATCCACAGTTACATAGGAGCGAGCGCGACGCCGTTGAGCGCGCGATCGATGACGTCACCGGCAGCAGCCGATTTCTCTTCTTCGACGAGCTGCACGTGCACGACTCGGGCGACGCTCGGCTCTTGACCAGACTGCTCGATCACGTCTTCGCACGAGAACTGACGGTGCTGGCCACGTCCAACTACGCACCCGATGACCTCCTGCCCAACCCGAGCTGGCATCACATCTTCGAGCCCGGTATCGCCCTCATCAAGGCCAACATGGACGTCTTGCCGCTTCACGGCCCTACTGACTACCGGACGACCCATGACGACCATTCACGCGGCTTCGCTGCGGGCATCTGGTCGAGGGGCCTACACCCGTTCACGTCGTTCGCGCCGCACAGCGTCACTGTCCACGGGCGCTCCTTCGTGGTGACGTCAACAGGCGGCGGCGAGCTGACGGCGACTTTCGATCAGCCCTGCCGCACCCCCACGTCGACGGTGGAATACCTGCAATGGGCTCGCGACTTCACCCGCTGGGCGGTGGCCGACATCCCTCGATTCAGCGCCGCCGACCCAGAAGCGCAACAGTGA
- a CDS encoding hemerythrin domain-containing protein: MAEGENAGQQARTDESDAGVRERARLIAWADELRRVHDRLRRALQVAQKAAAAGRGAEAAGRELLLFCHGFCVALTGHHEGEDRELFPAIAAAHPELGDTLRYLQQDHSMIAHLVTGLELSLVRPGTPADLALHLEGVGAIMESHFRYEERQLLEVLDALVLEADPTQVLGPL, encoded by the coding sequence GTGGCTGAGGGCGAGAACGCCGGGCAGCAGGCCCGAACCGATGAGTCGGATGCAGGCGTGCGCGAGCGTGCGCGATTGATCGCCTGGGCGGATGAGCTACGACGGGTCCATGACCGGTTGCGCAGAGCTCTCCAGGTTGCACAGAAGGCGGCTGCGGCCGGGCGCGGTGCCGAAGCCGCAGGACGTGAACTCCTGCTCTTCTGCCATGGGTTCTGTGTGGCGCTGACCGGGCATCACGAAGGCGAGGACCGGGAGCTATTTCCCGCCATTGCCGCAGCACACCCGGAGTTGGGCGACACACTTCGGTACCTGCAGCAGGACCATTCGATGATCGCCCACCTGGTGACTGGACTCGAGTTGTCCCTCGTCCGGCCGGGGACGCCAGCGGACCTGGCCCTGCACCTGGAAGGGGTCGGCGCGATCATGGAGAGCCACTTCCGCTACGAGGAACGGCAGCTCCTCGAGGTGCTGGATGCCCTGGTGCTGGAGGCGGATCCCACGCAGGTGCTCGGACCGCTATGA
- a CDS encoding LysE family transporter codes for MNDTLLLAAAAGLAAGFGVAIPLGAIGVLILREGIVSGFARASAGATAVALVDALYCAAAVGGGSAIAASLRSWGDTPIYVSSVALVAFGGWQLWLTARQRGGRRASSQPPRPDIRPARSVSIFVRFFLLTAVNPLTLAYFLALAGAQSAKWSGVEPPLVFIGAVAAASVAWQLILAAVGALFGGSISPRVVEVLGVVGSLIVIVLGCSLILAEAIRPARSGS; via the coding sequence ATGAACGATACCCTTCTCCTCGCTGCCGCGGCGGGCCTGGCTGCCGGATTCGGCGTCGCGATCCCGCTCGGGGCGATCGGGGTGCTGATCCTCCGCGAGGGGATCGTCTCAGGATTCGCCCGGGCTTCTGCGGGAGCAACGGCGGTAGCGCTGGTGGATGCGTTGTATTGCGCTGCGGCTGTCGGCGGGGGGAGCGCGATCGCGGCATCTCTGCGATCGTGGGGCGACACTCCGATCTACGTGTCGAGCGTGGCGCTCGTCGCATTCGGCGGCTGGCAGCTCTGGCTCACAGCACGGCAGCGCGGCGGTCGGCGAGCGTCCTCTCAGCCGCCCCGTCCCGATATCCGTCCGGCCCGGTCCGTGAGCATCTTCGTTCGCTTCTTCCTGCTCACGGCCGTCAATCCGCTGACGCTGGCCTACTTCCTTGCACTCGCCGGCGCGCAGTCGGCGAAGTGGTCGGGAGTCGAGCCCCCGCTCGTTTTCATCGGGGCGGTCGCCGCCGCGTCGGTTGCATGGCAGTTGATCCTCGCCGCCGTAGGCGCCCTCTTCGGCGGAAGCATATCCCCACGTGTCGTGGAGGTTCTCGGCGTCGTCGGCTCCCTCATCGTCATCGTCCTGGGGTGCAGCCTGATCCTCGCCGAAGCCATCCGGCCGGCAAGGAGCGGTTCCTGA
- a CDS encoding phosphotransferase, whose translation MDIEELQGGVANFGQVIRVGPHVRRPLPPNAATLHALLRYLRTHSRVEAPVPVAIDGSVEVVEYLVGDVALSPRPSWAGTEGALVSVARLLRMFHDATVAWRIPANATWSSALADPAGGPVVCHNDVCIENVVFRRGKASALLDFDFAAPGRRVWDVAQTARYWVPITNPDHPAAASLGVRDPIGRLRQFVNAYGLDSDDRREFVGVLLDAELGARRFVESQVATGAPGFVDPWTEDAARRYDGKIAWIQRHSDAITDAMMRPH comes from the coding sequence ATGGATATCGAGGAGTTACAGGGTGGCGTTGCGAACTTTGGCCAGGTGATTCGCGTAGGCCCGCATGTGCGGCGCCCGCTTCCCCCGAACGCCGCGACGCTCCACGCATTGCTGCGCTACCTACGCACCCACAGCCGCGTCGAGGCACCCGTCCCGGTCGCGATCGACGGGTCCGTCGAGGTGGTCGAGTACCTGGTGGGGGATGTCGCATTGTCGCCGCGCCCGAGTTGGGCAGGTACCGAGGGCGCGCTGGTTTCCGTCGCCCGGCTGCTGCGCATGTTCCACGACGCCACCGTGGCGTGGCGAATCCCTGCCAACGCGACCTGGTCCAGTGCGCTTGCTGACCCGGCAGGCGGTCCCGTCGTGTGCCACAACGATGTCTGCATCGAGAACGTTGTCTTCCGTCGGGGGAAGGCCTCCGCGCTACTGGACTTCGACTTCGCCGCTCCCGGCCGACGTGTATGGGATGTCGCGCAAACTGCCCGCTATTGGGTTCCCATCACCAACCCGGATCACCCAGCTGCCGCGAGCCTCGGCGTGCGCGATCCGATTGGCCGACTGCGACAGTTCGTAAATGCCTACGGCCTCGACTCTGACGATCGCCGCGAGTTCGTCGGTGTGCTGCTGGACGCTGAGCTCGGGGCGCGCCGCTTCGTCGAGAGTCAGGTCGCCACTGGGGCCCCGGGCTTCGTCGATCCGTGGACCGAAGACGCCGCCCGTCGGTATGACGGAAAAATCGCATGGATCCAACGGCATTCGGACGCGATCACTGACGCCATGATGAGGCCTCACTGA
- a CDS encoding LCP family protein encodes MSSIKPVKRGRRTVARHGRLTSPHPFAQVMRIIAVALAVVLVAGAGVAAYVAYDLSSSFTADAVELEGQGPVPPDIGAIEGGVNLFLAGTDECEPEFAAYFGDRCKGPDSEGTLNDVNMLVHISDNPRRVTVVSFPRDLMLPIPSCTDEDGRTTSAMSKQQINSAFSYGGLSCVVKTVSELSGQSIPFAAKVSFGGVINITDAIGGVDVCIANGIRDRHTGIDWPAGNRNIQGIEALQFLRTRHGVGDGGDLGRISNQQQYMSKLARKLVSEDVLSDPGTLYKLASTALQNVDPSTSLTNPLLLVQIALAVKNVPFEEIVFVQYPTLTDPYDANRVVPDYDAAEQLWAALEANQPLQLTGEISGGDGVIEAGAPEDGTPVEPTEPADPVEPTEGAAETPSPQESAVALPSTITGQTAAQDTCSNGNLR; translated from the coding sequence GTGAGCTCGATCAAGCCCGTGAAGCGCGGCCGCCGTACGGTGGCCCGTCACGGTCGGCTGACCTCGCCGCATCCGTTCGCGCAGGTCATGCGGATCATCGCGGTGGCCCTCGCCGTCGTGCTGGTGGCCGGGGCAGGCGTCGCCGCCTACGTCGCCTACGACCTCTCCTCCAGCTTCACCGCCGACGCCGTCGAGCTCGAGGGGCAGGGGCCAGTGCCCCCCGACATCGGGGCGATCGAGGGTGGCGTCAACCTGTTCCTCGCCGGCACCGACGAGTGCGAGCCGGAGTTCGCGGCCTACTTCGGCGATCGCTGCAAGGGCCCGGACTCCGAGGGCACCCTCAACGACGTCAACATGCTCGTGCACATCTCCGACAACCCGCGACGGGTCACGGTGGTGTCTTTCCCGCGCGACCTGATGCTTCCGATCCCCTCGTGCACGGATGAGGACGGCCGCACGACGTCGGCGATGAGCAAGCAGCAGATCAACAGCGCGTTCTCCTACGGCGGCCTGTCGTGCGTGGTCAAGACCGTGTCGGAGCTGAGCGGGCAGAGCATCCCCTTCGCAGCGAAGGTGAGCTTCGGTGGGGTCATCAACATCACCGACGCCATCGGCGGGGTCGATGTCTGCATCGCCAACGGCATCCGCGACCGGCACACCGGCATCGACTGGCCCGCCGGAAACCGCAACATCCAGGGCATCGAGGCGCTGCAGTTCCTCCGCACGCGGCACGGTGTGGGTGACGGGGGCGATCTCGGCCGCATCAGCAATCAGCAGCAGTACATGTCCAAGCTCGCCCGCAAGCTCGTGAGCGAGGATGTGCTGTCCGATCCGGGCACTCTGTACAAGCTCGCATCCACGGCCCTCCAGAACGTCGACCCGTCCACGAGCCTGACCAACCCGCTGCTCCTGGTGCAGATCGCCCTCGCGGTGAAGAACGTGCCGTTCGAGGAGATCGTCTTCGTCCAGTACCCCACGCTCACCGACCCCTACGACGCCAATCGCGTCGTGCCCGACTACGACGCCGCCGAGCAGCTGTGGGCCGCCCTGGAGGCGAACCAGCCGCTGCAGCTGACGGGCGAGATCAGCGGTGGCGACGGCGTCATCGAGGCGGGGGCGCCGGAAGACGGCACTCCCGTCGAGCCGACGGAGCCGGCCGATCCGGTCGAGCCCACCGAGGGCGCGGCCGAGACCCCGAGCCCGCAGGAGAGCGCCGTCGCGCTGCCGTCGACGATCACGGGTCAGACGGCTGCGCAGGACACCTGTTCCAACGGAAACCTCCGGTAG
- a CDS encoding HAD family hydrolase: protein MTPGDAKLPDTGSVQVVDQDDAADVVDAVDDASAGRLLIALDIDGTVILEDETPSPGVVEAVAHAQQRGHEVMLATGRSWESTHRIMELLDIRPEYAVCSNGAIVMGRQAQGPEAPATGAQGPGAADSLAAEYDRVHVETFDPAEVLSLLQEHLSDARYLVELPDGKRLYTEYLEDWNLRGADRVEFEALSHQPVCRVVVVSPGQTDTDFLELVSRIGLTQVSYAIGWTAWLDIAPQGVNKATGLELVRGRLGIDPANVLVMGDGRNDLEMFEWALRNGGRAVAMGQGPEEVRTAAGEVGLSVTEGGVAAILRAL, encoded by the coding sequence GACGCATCCGCCGGTCGCCTGCTCATCGCGCTCGACATCGACGGCACCGTCATCCTCGAGGACGAGACCCCGAGCCCCGGGGTCGTCGAAGCGGTGGCGCACGCCCAGCAGCGCGGACACGAGGTGATGCTCGCCACCGGCCGCAGCTGGGAGAGCACGCACCGCATCATGGAGCTGCTGGACATCCGTCCGGAGTACGCCGTGTGCTCCAACGGGGCGATCGTGATGGGGCGACAGGCTCAGGGACCGGAGGCACCGGCAACGGGCGCTCAGGGACCGGGGGCGGCGGATTCACTGGCCGCGGAGTACGACCGCGTGCACGTGGAGACCTTCGATCCCGCCGAAGTGCTCAGCCTCCTGCAGGAGCACCTCTCCGACGCCCGCTACCTCGTGGAGCTTCCCGACGGCAAGCGCCTGTACACCGAGTACCTGGAGGACTGGAACCTCCGCGGCGCCGACCGCGTCGAGTTCGAGGCGCTCTCGCACCAGCCGGTCTGCCGCGTCGTGGTCGTCTCGCCCGGTCAGACCGACACCGATTTCCTCGAGCTCGTCTCCCGCATCGGGCTGACCCAGGTCTCGTACGCGATCGGCTGGACGGCGTGGCTGGACATCGCGCCGCAGGGCGTCAACAAGGCCACGGGCCTGGAGCTGGTCCGCGGGCGGCTCGGCATCGACCCCGCCAATGTGCTCGTGATGGGCGACGGGCGCAACGACCTCGAGATGTTCGAGTGGGCGCTGCGCAACGGCGGTCGGGCGGTTGCGATGGGGCAGGGTCCCGAAGAGGTGCGCACGGCCGCCGGCGAGGTCGGGCTCTCGGTCACCGAGGGCGGCGTCGCCGCCATCCTCCGCGCGCTGTAG